In Neptuniibacter halophilus, the genomic stretch GCCGGGGAAGGCGCCACCGAGCGCTATGAATACAGGCTTCAGATCCCGGCTATCGGCACTACATCGGCAGTTTAGGCTGAGCCGGTAAGGCAATACCGAGCTTCTCAAGGCGTTGATTGATCAGCGCCTGAATCCGGTCGGCATCATCCATTGCCATGACATCCTTGAGCAGCTTGTCAGCATCTGTCTTACTGACCGAACGGATCGCAGATTTCACTTTAGGCAGGTTGGTGGCATTCATCGAGAGCATGTCGTAACCCATTGCCATCAGCAGCAGGGCCCCACCCGGCTCCGATGCCACCTCACCACAGATTGATACGGTGGCATTCTCTTTATGCGTTTCACGGGCAATATACTCCAGCGCTTTCAGCACCGCCGGATGATAACTGACATAGAGCCCCGCCACCCGCGGATTATTACGGTCTACGGCGAGCAGGTATTGCGTCAGGTCGTTGGAACCGACCGAGATAAAGTCGACCCGGCGGGCAAAACGGCGGACCTGATAGACCGCCGCAGGCACTTCCACCATCACCCCGACCAATGGCCGCTCAATGTTGTGCCCCTCTTCCTGCAGTTCTCTTACCGCGCGGTCGATCTGGCGGTTAGCCTCTTCAACCTCACGCACACTGGTTACCATTGGCAACATGATCCGCAGGTTGTCGTAGCCTTCACCGGCCTTGAGCATCGCCCGTACCTGAACCAGAAAGATCTCCGGATGGTCCAGAGTGACACGAATACCACGCCAGCCCAGAAACGGATTCTCCTCCTCAATCGGGAAGTATGGCAACGCCTTATCCCCGCCAATATCCAGCGTTCGCATGGTCACCGGGCGCGGATGAAAAGCCTCAAGCTGCTTACGATAGGTCTGAGCCTGTTCCTGTTCACTGGGGAAGAACTCCCGGATCATAAACGGCACTTCGGTCCGGTATAAGCCGATCCCCTCAGCCCCCCGATCCAGAGAGCGCGCCACATCGGCAATCAACCCGGTATTAACCCACAGCGGGATTCGATAACCGTCAGTTGTCTCGGCCGGCAGCTCTTTCAGCGTTTCCAGCTCTGCCGCCTGCTCCTGTTCACCGCGCACAATATCGCGATAAGCCGAGAGCAGCTCTTCGCCGGGCTGCACGTAGATCCTGCCGGAGTAACCATCCAGAATCAGCTCGCGGCCATCGATCCGGGTCAGAGGCAGATCCACCGCCCCCATGATGGTCGGAATCCCCATGGATCGGGCAAGAATTGCAGCATGGGAGTTACTCGAACCGTGCACAGAGACCAGACCCACCAACTTTTCGCTGGGCACTTCGCCCAGCATGGCCGGGGTCAGCTCATCTGCCACCAGAATGGTTTCATCGGTAAATTCCAGACTCGTCGGAGCCGCTTCCTGAAGATAGGCCAGCACTCGCCGCCCCAGATCTTTGATATCGGTGGCCCGCTCCCGCAGGTAGGGATCATCCATCATCGAAAACTGACGCACATGCTCAGCCACTACCTGCCGCAGTGCACCCTGAGCCCAGTTGCCCTGTTCAATGCGGGCAGTAATTTCACCGGCCAGCGCATTATCGTCCAGCATGCGCAGATAGACATCGAACAGTGCCTGTTCTTCCGTACGGAGACGCTGAGCCAGACTGCGGCCCACCACTTTGATATCCCGTCGCACCAGACGCAACGCTTCTTCAAAACTGGCGATCTCTTTGGGAATGTCTTTCGCTTCTTTATCCGGCACTGAACCGAGATCCGCCGGCGGCGAGATCACCGTGGCATTGCCGATCGCGACCCCTGAGGAACCGGCAACCCCTTCAAAACGCAGATCAATAACCTGTTTCTGCTCACCGACAACGCCCAGTGAACCGGTCGCTTCAGCGTGAGCGATCACCCCTGCCAGCTGGGCAGAAAGCGTAACCAGAAATGCCTCTTCACTCTCATCAAAGCGACGCAGCTCTTTCTGCTGCACGACGAGAACCCCGAGAACATCACGATGGTGGATAATCGGCACCCCCAGAAACGAACTGAAACGTTCCTCACCGGTGGATTCAACATATTTAAAAGAGGGGTGATCGGCGGCATTTTCCAGGTTGATGGGCTCGGCACGTTCTACCACCAGCCCCACCAGACCTTCTGCAGTGGAGAGACGGACGCTACCCACGGCTTCTTTATTCAGACCTTCTGACGCCATCAGCACGTAGCGCTGATCCGCCGGATCAAACAGATAAACCGAGCAGACCTCGGTCGTAATAGAGCGCTGGACGCTACGCACAATCAGGTTCAGCACCGACTCCAGATCCGGAGCGATACTCACCTCCTGTACAATTTTCCTTAATACATCCAGCATCTATTACCCTCCTGTCAGGAGTCAATAATATTGATTCGCGACAGCTTCGGGGACAACTCCCGCATCGCTTTGCGATAAACCTCTCGTTTGAACGATACTACCTGGCCTAAAGGATACCAATAGCTGACCCACCGCCAACCATCAAACTCCGGCGAATCGGTATGATCAATTGTGACCGCGCTGTCTTCACTCAGCATCCGAAGCAGGAACCATTTCTGCTTCTGGCCGACGCATACGGGATGCGAATTGCGCCGGATCATTCGTTTGGGCAATCGATATCTCAACCAGCCGCGGGTAACCGCAACCAGTTCAACATCCGCTGCGCAGAGACCAATCTCCTCTCGCAGCTCACGATACATTGCCTCTTCAGGGGTCTCATCCTCATTGATTCCGCCCTGAGGAAACTGCCAGGCATCCTGGCCGATACGTCTTGCCCAAAGGACCTGACCCAGCGAGTTAGCCAGAATGATACCCACATTCGGCCTAAACCCATCTGAATCAATCACTTCGTATTTCCTAAATATTTTTAAGCTATTGTTCCATCTTATTCCACACGCAGCAAATCCCTTTTTCGCAATTGCATTCCCCCGGCCGGCACCCTATGCTTGCGCTTCGGTTTAATCGGACGGGAGCAACCCTTGAGCTTAGCAATTTTTGATCTGGACAATACCCTGCTGGCAGGCGACAGCGATCATGCCTGGGGAGAGTTTCTCTGCGAGAAAGGGATTGTTGATGTGGAGGAATACCGCCGCGCTAACGATTACTTTTATCAGCAGTATAAAAACGGCGGCCTGGATATTTACGAATTTCTGGACTTTGCCCTGCGCCCTCTGGCAGAGCATTCCCGCGAGGAGCTGGATCAGTTGCATCAACAGTTTATGGCCGAAAAGATCGAAGCGATGATGCTGCCGAAAGCCGCTGAACTGTTGCAGAATCATCGGGACAACGGCGATTACCTGCTGATCATCACTGCCACCAACCACTTTGTCACCGGCCCTATCGCTGAAAAACTGGGCGTGGACGCCATTCTGGCGACCGATCCGGAAGAAAAAGATGGCGAATACACCGGCAAGGTCGCAGGAACGCCCTGTTTCCAGGAGGGCAAAGTGACCCGCCTGAACGCCTGGCTGGAAAGCAGCAACCATTCTCTGGAAGGCAGCTATTTCTACAGCGACTCGCACAACGACCTGCCACTGCTTGAACTGGTCAGTAACCCGGTGGCGGTCAACCCGGATGATATTCTGGCCGCCCACGCCGACAGCCTGCTCTGGCCGGTACTGGATCTGCGCTAGCCCCGACACCCCGGCTTACCCGGGGGTCAGGCCACCTTGCAGTTACGTAGTGACTCGTTCAGCTCTTTCATCAGCATGCTGCGGGTCACAATCCCTACCAGCAATCCCTCTTCTACCACGGCGTATACTTTAGGCCGGTTCAGGCCCATCTGCTGTGCAAGATCAACCACACTCATACCCGGTACAACCGTCAGCGGGTCGGTACGCATGATATCTGCAACTTTCTCGTGACTGTCACAGTGATAACTGTCGGTAACCAGATAGGGCAGACAATCAAACTCTGACAAAAATCCCACCACACGCTTGTTGTTATCCACAACCGGCAGCCCCAGATAGCCCGAATCAAGAATACAACTGACCGCATCCACCAGTGCCATATCCTCTCTCAGCGGTTTATTCACCGGGTACATCACATCTCTGACCTGTAACATTTCGCCACCTCAGGTTTTCTTTTGCGACTGATTATCAGTCTGGCAAAAAACCGGAAAATAACAAAACCTGAAACCGATAAAAGCAAAAAGCAGCGCCGGGGCGCTGCTTTTCAGGTGGTTTGATAACCCTTACTCAGGGGCAAGGGTTCGGCAAACGCTGATGAATCGTATCGATGGCTTGCAACAGCTCATCACTGAGCTTAAGAGAAGCCGAGCCGATATTATCCTGTAACTGCTGCATAGTGCTGGCGCCGATAATATTCGCCGCCACATAGTCCCGGCTGTTCACCCAGGCCAATGCCATAACCGCCGGGTCCAGACCATGCTCCCGGGCCAGATTCACGTAAGCTTCTGTCGCAAGCTGCCCCTGTTCATTCAGGTACCGGGCATAGGTCGGATGGCGAGTGATACGCGCACCCTCCGGACGGGCACCGTTCAGATATTTACCACTCAGCACACCAAACCCTAACGGAGAGTATGGCAGCAGTGACACCTGCTCACGCTGCAGCACTTCCGTCAGCGCGATCTCAGCAGTACGGTTCAGCAGACTAAAAGGGTTCTGAACCGAAACACAGCGCGGCAACTGATGCTGCTCCGCCAACTGCAGAAACTTCATCGTTCCCCAGGCGGTTTCGTTGGAAAGGCCCACGTGGCGAATCAATCCCTCGTCCACCAGCTCCTGAAGCACCTCAAGGGTCTCCAGAATCGGCGTGCCATCTTTTTCCGGCTGATGGGTGTAGTTGAGCTGACCAAAGAAATTTGTCGCCCGATCCGGCCAGTGTAGCTGATACAGATCCACATAGTCCGTCTGCAGGCGACGCAGGCTGTGGGTGATCGCCTCACGGATATTGCGTTTATCGAGGGCCATATTCTCGCGGATATAGCTGACCATCTCCCCGCGACCAGTCACTTTGGTTGCGACAACCACCTTATCCCGGTTGCCCCGTGCGCGCAGCCAGTTACCGATAATCTCCTCATTACGTCCCTGATACTCAGGTGAGGTTGGGATCGGGTACATCTCTGCGCCATCGAGGAAGTTCACGCCCTGCTCCAGCGCATAATCCATTTGCGCAAAAGCCTCTTCCTGACTCAGGTCACTGCCGAAGGTCATCGTTCCGAGACAGATCTGGCTGACCTTGATATCGGTATTACCCAGCCGGTTGTAATCCATACAGCACTCCCATAAACAACGGATTTATGCCGACGGCAGAATCCGGACAAAGAAAGACTTCAGGTAATCGGTTTCCGGAATCGCCGGATGCACCGGATGATCCGCTCCCTGATGTCCCTGATCAAAGATCTGGGCATTGCGATCCAGTTCACGGCTGTTGCTGCGGATAATATCAATCAGACGCTCTGACTGCAGATGCATCGAGCAGGAAGCCGAGACCAGAATGCCATCTTTTTTCAGCAACCGCATCGCGAAGTTATTCATCCGCGAGTATGCACGCTCACCGTTACGGATATCCTTTTTCTTCTGGATAAACGCCGGCGGATCCAGCACCACTACATCGAACTTTTCTTTATCTGCAATCAGGTTTTTACAGATATCGAAGGCATCACCGTGGAAACCTTCAAAACGGTCAGCCGCATTGTTGATACGCGCATTTTCCGCCGCCACTTCCAGCGCAAAATGTGATGCATCCACACAGATCGCCTGCTCTGCACCAGCGGCAAGTGCCTGCGCACCCCAGCCACCCACATAACTGAACAGATCCAGCACCCGTTTACCCTGCACATGCTGCTGCATGCGGGCCCGGTTATTGCGGTGATCATAGAACCAACCGGTTTTCTGGCCTTTTTCCAGAGGGGCCAACAACGGTACCGAATTTTCCATCAGCGGGCAGAGTTCAGGAATATCTCCCTGCACCACCTCGGTGTAGGTTTCCAGCCCTTCCATGTCACGCATTTTGCCGTCATTACGCAACAGAATCGCCTTAGGTTTGAACACCTTGTTCAGCGCTTCCAGAATTTCATCCAGCACCGCTTCCATGCCCGCCGTGGAGATCTGCACCACAAAGACGTCATAAAAACGGTCGATTACCAGACCCGGCAAGGCATCACTGTCGCCAAACACCAGACGGTAACAATCATCGCTGAAGCAGCTTTCACGCAGTGACAGCGCAACCTTCAGCCGATGACTGATCAGCGAACGATCCAGACGGTATTTCAGATCACGGCTGATGATACGACCGCAGATCAAAGTATTGGGGTTTACGTAAGCAATCCCCAGCGGCTTACCTTTATCCGTCTCTACAACCACCTGCTGACCCGGTTCGAAACTCTTCAACGGGGTGGCGCGGTTGTCCACTTCGTTACTGTAGATCCAGAGGTGTCCGCCACGCAGACGGCGTTCAGCTCCGCTATTCAGTTTAAGTGTTGGCAGTGACATGTTTTTCCTGTTTTTACAGACAACTGTCCCGGCATATAGCCGGGACAAGAAATAATTCAGACCGGGAACGGGCCCCGGTTAAGACTTAAGCTTCGGATTCGCAAAGGTCGTTGTACGCTTCAGCATCCAACAGCTCATTCAGCTCATCGCTGTCGCTCAGCTTAAGTTTGAAGAACCAGCCATCACCGTAAGGATCGGAGTTAACCAGTTCAGGTGAGTCTTCCAGCTCTTCGTTGATGGCAACAACCTCACCGCTCAGCGGGGCATATACATCAGAAGCCGCCTTAACGGACTCAACCACACCAGACTCATCGCCTGTGGCTACTTCGGAGCCGACTTCCGGCAGCTCAACAAAAACCACATCACCCAACAAGTCCTGAGCGTGATCAGTGACGCCGATGGTAACGGTACCGTCCCCTTCCACACGAATCCACTCATGACTCGCAACGTATTTCAGTTCAGATGGGATGTTACTCATGTTTTTTTCCTACCCTATGGGTCCTGTTTGAATCTCAATCTTAGTCGAAAACTTTGGCACCGTTGCGCACAAATGACGGTCGGATTACCCGAACCGGTACCTGCTTGCCACGAATATCCACCTCGGCGCTGTCTGCTGTTGCAGCCGGCACCCGGGCCATGGCAATCGCACAGCCCAGTGTGGGTGAAAATGTACCGCTGGTGATTTCACCTTCACCTACACCTTCAACAATAACTTTCTGATGTGCGCGCAGCACACCACGTGACTCCATGACCAGCCCCACCAGCTTTTCGCTGACTCCGGCTTCACGCTGCTTCTGCAACGCTTCACGGCCAATAAAGTTACGGTTTTCCGGCTCCCACGCGATGGTCCAGCCCATGTTGGCCGCCAACGGTGAAACCTTCTCATCCATATCTGCGCCGTACAGATTCATCCCCGCTTCCAGGCGCAGCGTATCACGCGCACCCAGCCCACAAGGGCTGACACCGGCATCAGCCAGTTTTTGCCAGAAATCCGCCGCATCTTCTTCAGGCAGCATGATCTCCAGACCATCTTCACCAGTATAGCCAGTTCTGGCGATAAACCAGCCTTCTGACTCCAGCCCCTGAAACACACTCAGTTGCTCAATCAGATTAGCCCGCGACGGACTAACCGCCTGTTTCGCAAGGCTGATTGCCTGCGGCCCCTGAATCGCAATCATGGCCAGATCCGGTTGTTCAGTCAGCGCCACATCATCAAAACTGGCGGTGCTGTCCGACATCCAGCGCAGATCTTTTTCACGGGTGGCGCAGTTTACCACAATTCGGAACCATTCACCGGAGACGCCCGGCTCGGTCATCAGATAAACGATCAGGTCATCAATCACCCCACCGTCTTCATTCAGCATGCCGCTGTACAGTGCCTTACCTTTCTCCTGCAGCTTGGCAACATCATTGGCCAGCAGGTAACGCAGATACTCTTTGGCATCGGTACCGGTCACGTCTACAACCGTCATATGAGAGACATCAAACATCCCG encodes the following:
- the ptsP gene encoding phosphoenolpyruvate--protein phosphotransferase produces the protein MLDVLRKIVQEVSIAPDLESVLNLIVRSVQRSITTEVCSVYLFDPADQRYVLMASEGLNKEAVGSVRLSTAEGLVGLVVERAEPINLENAADHPSFKYVESTGEERFSSFLGVPIIHHRDVLGVLVVQQKELRRFDESEEAFLVTLSAQLAGVIAHAEATGSLGVVGEQKQVIDLRFEGVAGSSGVAIGNATVISPPADLGSVPDKEAKDIPKEIASFEEALRLVRRDIKVVGRSLAQRLRTEEQALFDVYLRMLDDNALAGEITARIEQGNWAQGALRQVVAEHVRQFSMMDDPYLRERATDIKDLGRRVLAYLQEAAPTSLEFTDETILVADELTPAMLGEVPSEKLVGLVSVHGSSNSHAAILARSMGIPTIMGAVDLPLTRIDGRELILDGYSGRIYVQPGEELLSAYRDIVRGEQEQAAELETLKELPAETTDGYRIPLWVNTGLIADVARSLDRGAEGIGLYRTEVPFMIREFFPSEQEQAQTYRKQLEAFHPRPVTMRTLDIGGDKALPYFPIEEENPFLGWRGIRVTLDHPEIFLVQVRAMLKAGEGYDNLRIMLPMVTSVREVEEANRQIDRAVRELQEEGHNIERPLVGVMVEVPAAVYQVRRFARRVDFISVGSNDLTQYLLAVDRNNPRVAGLYVSYHPAVLKALEYIARETHKENATVSICGEVASEPGGALLLMAMGYDMLSMNATNLPKVKSAIRSVSKTDADKLLKDVMAMDDADRIQALINQRLEKLGIALPAQPKLPM
- a CDS encoding RNA pyrophosphohydrolase encodes the protein MIDSDGFRPNVGIILANSLGQVLWARRIGQDAWQFPQGGINEDETPEEAMYRELREEIGLCAADVELVAVTRGWLRYRLPKRMIRRNSHPVCVGQKQKWFLLRMLSEDSAVTIDHTDSPEFDGWRWVSYWYPLGQVVSFKREVYRKAMRELSPKLSRINIIDS
- a CDS encoding HAD family hydrolase, translating into MSLAIFDLDNTLLAGDSDHAWGEFLCEKGIVDVEEYRRANDYFYQQYKNGGLDIYEFLDFALRPLAEHSREELDQLHQQFMAEKIEAMMLPKAAELLQNHRDNGDYLLIITATNHFVTGPIAEKLGVDAILATDPEEKDGEYTGKVAGTPCFQEGKVTRLNAWLESSNHSLEGSYFYSDSHNDLPLLELVSNPVAVNPDDILAAHADSLLWPVLDLR
- a CDS encoding CBS domain-containing protein gives rise to the protein MLQVRDVMYPVNKPLREDMALVDAVSCILDSGYLGLPVVDNNKRVVGFLSEFDCLPYLVTDSYHCDSHEKVADIMRTDPLTVVPGMSVVDLAQQMGLNRPKVYAVVEEGLLVGIVTRSMLMKELNESLRNCKVA
- a CDS encoding NADP(H)-dependent aldo-keto reductase, yielding MDYNRLGNTDIKVSQICLGTMTFGSDLSQEEAFAQMDYALEQGVNFLDGAEMYPIPTSPEYQGRNEEIIGNWLRARGNRDKVVVATKVTGRGEMVSYIRENMALDKRNIREAITHSLRRLQTDYVDLYQLHWPDRATNFFGQLNYTHQPEKDGTPILETLEVLQELVDEGLIRHVGLSNETAWGTMKFLQLAEQHQLPRCVSVQNPFSLLNRTAEIALTEVLQREQVSLLPYSPLGFGVLSGKYLNGARPEGARITRHPTYARYLNEQGQLATEAYVNLAREHGLDPAVMALAWVNSRDYVAANIIGASTMQQLQDNIGSASLKLSDELLQAIDTIHQRLPNPCP
- a CDS encoding class I SAM-dependent rRNA methyltransferase is translated as MSLPTLKLNSGAERRLRGGHLWIYSNEVDNRATPLKSFEPGQQVVVETDKGKPLGIAYVNPNTLICGRIISRDLKYRLDRSLISHRLKVALSLRESCFSDDCYRLVFGDSDALPGLVIDRFYDVFVVQISTAGMEAVLDEILEALNKVFKPKAILLRNDGKMRDMEGLETYTEVVQGDIPELCPLMENSVPLLAPLEKGQKTGWFYDHRNNRARMQQHVQGKRVLDLFSYVGGWGAQALAAGAEQAICVDASHFALEVAAENARINNAADRFEGFHGDAFDICKNLIADKEKFDVVVLDPPAFIQKKKDIRNGERAYSRMNNFAMRLLKKDGILVSASCSMHLQSERLIDIIRSNSRELDRNAQIFDQGHQGADHPVHPAIPETDYLKSFFVRILPSA
- the gcvH gene encoding glycine cleavage system protein GcvH, which codes for MSNIPSELKYVASHEWIRVEGDGTVTIGVTDHAQDLLGDVVFVELPEVGSEVATGDESGVVESVKAASDVYAPLSGEVVAINEELEDSPELVNSDPYGDGWFFKLKLSDSDELNELLDAEAYNDLCESEA
- the gcvT gene encoding glycine cleavage system aminomethyltransferase GcvT, which gives rise to MGNKTALYDKHQEMGAKLVDFGGWDMPIHYGSQVDEHHRVRQAAGMFDVSHMTVVDVTGTDAKEYLRYLLANDVAKLQEKGKALYSGMLNEDGGVIDDLIVYLMTEPGVSGEWFRIVVNCATREKDLRWMSDSTASFDDVALTEQPDLAMIAIQGPQAISLAKQAVSPSRANLIEQLSVFQGLESEGWFIARTGYTGEDGLEIMLPEEDAADFWQKLADAGVSPCGLGARDTLRLEAGMNLYGADMDEKVSPLAANMGWTIAWEPENRNFIGREALQKQREAGVSEKLVGLVMESRGVLRAHQKVIVEGVGEGEITSGTFSPTLGCAIAMARVPAATADSAEVDIRGKQVPVRVIRPSFVRNGAKVFD